One genomic region from Myripristis murdjan chromosome 7, fMyrMur1.1, whole genome shotgun sequence encodes:
- the pm20d1.2 gene encoding N-fatty-acyl-amino acid synthase/hydrolase PM20D1.2 codes for MTDRGPKFRIAKFLKIIICTVLFITLVLFTIASVRTLSLDVNIGLQLAQWEKVNNIAPDINQRQREELLANFKEAIRIPTVSSTNTDINTTALLEFHKLLRKAFPTVFSSSLVHHEVVADYSHLFWVPGTQPALAPYMLLAHIDVVPASESDGWEAPPFSAKEIDGFIYGRGTIDDKQSVMGILQALEYLLAKGYAPRRGFYIGLGHDEEVSGFQGAMNIVRVLKQRGVRLAFVLDEGLAVLDGIISGLEGPAALIGISEKGQATLKLSVLMTPGHSSMPPRESSIGILAAAIKRLEENPMPRLFGYGPERGTFEHLAHKFKLPLKFIMSNLWLFSPLLGRVMERRPDTNAFVRTTTAVTMFNSGVKVNVIPPLAEAYVNLRIHSAQSLQEVLDLVQSTIGDQRVKIELVDGFDPLPISSYDEKSFGFQIIKKTVLDLFPEVTVAPGITVGNTDSRHFKELTNATYRFAPTWFKPGDPQRFHGINERISKKNYEELVVFYFHLIQNCDTEKLPDPHSSVHEL; via the exons ATGACAGACCGTGGACCTAAATTCAGAATAGCAAAGTTTCTCAAGATTATTATTTGCACTGTATTATTTATCACCCTGGTGTTATTTACAATAGCCTCGGTGAGAACACTTTCACTGGACGTGAATATCGGACTTCAGCTTGCACAGTGGGAAAAGGTAAACAACATCGCGCCTGACATAAACCAGCGTCAGAGAGAGGAGCTCCTCGCTAATTTCAAAG AGGCTATCCGGATCCCCACCGTGTcatccacaaacacagacatcaaCACCACCGCGCTGCTTGAATTTCACAAGCTCTTACGGAAAG CCTTCCCAACAGTTTTCTCGTCAAGTCTGGTTCATCATGAGGTGGTGGCTGACTATAGCCACCTGTTTTGGGTGCCGGGCACCCAGCCTGCCCTGGCACCTTACATGCTGCTGGCCCACATCGATGTAGTGCCTGCCTCAGAGTCTGACGGCTGGGAGGCTCCACCATTTTCTGCCAAGGAGATAGATGGCTTCATTTATGGCAGAGGCACCATTGATGACAAGCAGTCTGTAATG gGGATTCTCCAGGCCCTGGAGTACTTACTCGCAAAAGGCTATGCACCACGCAGAGGGTTTTACATTGGACTTGGACATGATGAAGAA GTCAGTGGTTTCCAGGGGGCCATGAACATAGTGCGTGTGCTGAAGCAGCGTGGCGTGCGACTGGCATTCGTCCTGGACGAGGGCCTGGCTGTACTGGATGGAATCATCAGCGGTCTTGAGGGACCCGCTGCTCT GATTGGAATAAGTGAGAAGGGCCAGGCTACACTGAAGCTGAGTGTGTTGATGACCCCTGGTCACTCCTCCATGCCGCCCAGGGAGAGCAGCATTGGTATACTGGCTGCAGCCATTAAAAG GCTGGAGGAGAACCCCATGCCAAGGCTGTTTGGTTATGGGCCTGAACGCGGGACCTTTGAACACCTGGCTCATAAG TTCAAGCTTCCATTGAAGTTCATAATGTCCAATCTGTGGCTGTTTTCTCCACTCCTTGGCAG gGTAATGGAAAGAAGACCAGACACCAATGCTTTTGTAAGGACGACCACAGCTGTCACTATGTTTAACTCAGGAGTCAAG GTGAATGTTATCCCCCCTCTTGCTGAAGCTTATGTAAATCTACGCATCCATTCAGCACAGTCATTACAAGAG GTCCTGGATCTGGTCCAGTCTACAATAGGGGACCAGCGTGTGAAGATAGAGCTGGTTGATGGTTTTGACCCTCTGCCGATCAGCTCCTATGATGAAAAGTCATTTGGCTTCCAGATCATTAAGAAAACTGTGCTAGACCTATTTCCAGAAGTCACAGTTGCCCCAG GTATCACTGTTGGTAACACAGACAGCCGCCACTTCAAAGAGCTGACCAATGCTACCTATCGCTTCGCCCCAACCTGGTTTAAACCAGGTGATCCTCAGAG gttCCATGGCATCAATGAAAGGATTTCTAAAAAGAACTATGAGGAACTGGTAGTGTTTTACTTCCATCTGATTCAAAACTGCGACACTGAGAAGCTCCCTGATCCACACAGCTCTGTCCATGAGCTCTGA